Part of the Quercus robur chromosome 5, dhQueRobu3.1, whole genome shotgun sequence genome, GATCGGTTAATGGAGATTGTTAAGCAAGCAGCCAAAGAAGGTGCAATGGTTGTGTACACTTTAGCTGACCCTTCAATGGGTGAATCTGCTAAGCAAGCCTGCCAGTTGTGGGGTATACCCTCCACAGACATACTTGGCCCAATCACAGAGGCAATTGCTGCTCATCTAGGAGTCTCACCATCGGGCCTCCCCCGCGGGGCTCCTGGCAGAACTATTCCTCTATCTGAGGAATACTTCCGTCGGATCGAAGCAATTGAATTTACCATCAAGCAAGATGATGGGGCACTACCTCAAAATCTGTACAAAGCTGACATTGTTCTTACTGGTGTATCTCGTACAGGGAAGACACCATTATCAATCTATCTGGCTCAGAAAGGGTATAAAGTGGCAAATGTCCCTATTGTAATGGGTATAGAACTTCCAAAAACTCTCTTTGAGGTAGACCCAGAGAAGGTTTTTGGTTTGACTATAAATCCTGTAATCTTGCAAGCAATCAGAAAAGCAAGAGCTAAGAGTCTGGGCTTCAACATAGAAACAAGGAGTAATTACTCGGAGATGGACTATGTTAGAGAGGAGCTGGAATTTGCTCGAAGGAATTTTGCACAAAATCCCGTCTGGCCAGTAAttggtaagaattttaattttcattaacTATCTACTGGGTTTCTCTATTATTCTACATTTTGGATAAGTGAAAATTCAATTATAGATGGCATAACATATAATGAAGGCTTGAGAACATTTGACACACTGATAATTGAACTTGGATATTGTTACTTCCTACAATTGCAGAAGTGACAGGAAAAGCTATAGAAGAAACTGCAGCGGTTATATTGAGGCTATACCATGACAGGAAACACAGGTGCTCAATGCCAACAATCTCAAAGCGCTACTAAAGATGTTACATTGCTCCCAAGTAGGCAGGGAGATACTGATGTTGAAGAGTGGAGTTCATCTCATATTGCACTGCAGGGCATAAGGGTACGGTCTTCTATATATGTAGATATATagttaaatgaaaatatgaatttgtacataatatattcatttttatttttcccctcTGCTTACAGCCTTAAGATTGTGTGTAATACAACTTCATAGTTGATTCGGTTGAAATCTGGACTTTTGAAATGATACCTACCAGTTTTGAAACATAAGCTTGTCACTTGATGTGCTAATTAAGAATCAGGAAAAAAGAATCGTTGCTACTGTTCATCTCACATGATTGGTTGATTAGAGCTATTACCTTCACATGTTACCTTTTCTAGAAAGCACCTAACATGTGCTTAATGAGGCTATAGTCAGATGTCAATTTGATTCTCCCCAAATCCTCCCTCCCCCCGGTCACACGGGGACTATgtcatagaaacaccaatatatatatatatatatatatgtgtgtgtgtgtgtctttttttctttctatgaaGGCATGAACTGATGAACCTACCACAAA contains:
- the LOC126727190 gene encoding probable pyruvate, phosphate dikinase regulatory protein, chloroplastic encodes the protein MWASSTLRLPNIRPTPISSNQNPSEPDTKPVPQARKLKGSARLNRWSRARTIRSGRKLDRPDQQVEVLEAKRPPVEATESELNSVTKIDGDDDVELRVGKSIYMISDGTGWTAEHSVNAALGQFEHCLVDRGCPVNTHLFSGIEDVDRLMEIVKQAAKEGAMVVYTLADPSMGESAKQACQLWGIPSTDILGPITEAIAAHLGVSPSGLPRGAPGRTIPLSEEYFRRIEAIEFTIKQDDGALPQNLYKADIVLTGVSRTGKTPLSIYLAQKGYKVANVPIVMGIELPKTLFEVDPEKVFGLTINPVILQAIRKARAKSLGFNIETRSNYSEMDYVREELEFARRNFAQNPVWPVIEVTGKAIEETAAVILRLYHDRKHRCSMPTISKRY